One window of the Carnobacterium maltaromaticum DSM 20342 genome contains the following:
- the dtd gene encoding D-aminoacyl-tRNA deacylase produces the protein MKVVVQRSLAASVKINEKIVGEIDKGFVLLVGVTETDSEVDVDYLVGKISKMRVFEDDAGKMNLSIEQIGGKILSISQFTLYADTKKGNRPSFIKAAGAEQATALYDSLNNKLRKSGLIVETGEFGADMAVSLVNDGPVTIILDSQNK, from the coding sequence TTGAAAGTAGTTGTTCAAAGGAGTTTAGCAGCATCCGTAAAAATTAACGAGAAAATAGTCGGTGAAATTGACAAGGGTTTTGTATTATTGGTTGGTGTAACAGAAACAGATTCTGAAGTTGATGTTGATTATTTAGTCGGGAAAATTAGCAAAATGCGTGTCTTTGAAGACGATGCAGGAAAAATGAATCTTTCCATTGAACAAATCGGTGGGAAAATTCTCTCTATTTCTCAGTTTACCTTATATGCAGATACTAAAAAAGGGAACCGACCAAGCTTTATAAAAGCGGCGGGAGCAGAACAAGCGACAGCTTTATACGATTCCTTAAACAACAAGTTACGGAAAAGTGGTTTAATTGTAGAAACCGGTGAGTTTGGTGCAGATATGGCCGTTTCTTTAGTAAATGATGGTCCAGTTACCATCATTTTGGATAGTCAAAATAAATAA
- a CDS encoding RelA/SpoT family protein, producing the protein MPKNKNYSAGEVIALTSTYMNSEHVAFVKKACEYATKAHEGQFRKSGEEYIIHPIQVAAILAELKMDPATVATGFLHDVVEDTEMTLEDIAKEFSPEVAMLVDGVTKLGKIKYKSHEEQQAENHRKMLLAMAQDLRVIMVKLADRLHNLRTLKHHRADKQRRIANETLEIYAPLAHRLGISRIKWELEDTSLRYLNPQQYYRIVHLMNSKREEREAYIADSIDKIQESVDELKLKAEIYGRPKHIYSIYRKMKDQKKQFNEIYDLLAIRVMVDSIKDCYAVLGAIHTRWKPMPGRFKDYIAMPKANMYQSIHTTVIGPRGNPVEVQIRTFEMHEVAEFGVAAHWAYKEGITKKIENDAVGTKLSWFRDIIELQDEANDASDFMESVKEDIFKDKVYVFTPKGDVSELPSGAGPLDFAFNIHTEIGNKTIGAKVNGKIVPLNYKLKNGDIVDVMTSPNSFGPSRDWINLVSTSKAKNKIKRFFKLQDRDVNIEKGKDMIEKQLIEMQFAPKDFLTKQHIKELLERFNFTNEDDLYAAVGYGELTALIIANRLTEKERRERDKEKENQSLDTIEKKNDKKPEKMKVRHEGGIVIQGVDNLLVRISRCCSPVPGDKIVGYITKGRGISIHREDCPNIKGADDTENRLIEVEWEDAASKGQDYDAELQVEGYNRTGLLNEVLQVVNSMTRNLTSVNGKVDNNKMATITLTVGIQNLNQLEKIVDKIKTIPDVYSVRRITS; encoded by the coding sequence ATGCCAAAAAATAAAAATTATTCTGCTGGAGAAGTAATCGCTTTAACTTCAACTTATATGAACAGTGAACATGTAGCATTTGTAAAAAAAGCTTGCGAATACGCGACCAAGGCACATGAGGGTCAATTTAGAAAATCTGGTGAAGAATATATTATTCACCCTATCCAAGTGGCAGCAATTTTAGCTGAATTAAAAATGGATCCAGCAACTGTTGCAACTGGATTTTTGCATGATGTTGTCGAAGATACCGAGATGACTCTTGAAGATATCGCTAAAGAATTTTCACCTGAGGTAGCAATGCTTGTTGATGGCGTGACAAAATTAGGGAAAATTAAATATAAATCTCATGAAGAACAGCAAGCTGAAAATCATCGGAAGATGTTATTAGCTATGGCGCAAGATTTACGGGTTATTATGGTTAAGTTAGCGGACCGTTTGCATAATTTAAGAACATTAAAACATCATCGTGCGGATAAACAGCGCCGTATTGCCAATGAAACTTTAGAAATTTATGCACCGTTAGCTCATAGATTAGGGATTAGTCGAATTAAATGGGAATTGGAAGATACTTCATTACGTTATTTAAATCCGCAACAGTATTACCGGATTGTTCATTTAATGAATTCAAAACGTGAAGAGCGTGAAGCTTATATTGCAGATTCGATTGATAAAATTCAAGAATCCGTTGATGAATTAAAATTAAAAGCAGAGATTTATGGTCGCCCAAAACATATTTACTCGATTTATCGTAAAATGAAAGACCAGAAAAAACAATTTAATGAAATTTATGATTTATTAGCGATTCGGGTTATGGTGGATTCAATTAAAGATTGTTATGCTGTTTTAGGGGCAATCCATACTAGATGGAAACCAATGCCAGGGCGTTTTAAAGACTATATCGCGATGCCTAAAGCTAATATGTATCAATCAATTCATACAACAGTAATTGGGCCAAGAGGCAACCCCGTTGAGGTTCAAATTCGTACATTTGAAATGCATGAAGTCGCTGAGTTTGGGGTGGCCGCACATTGGGCATACAAAGAGGGTATCACGAAGAAAATTGAAAATGATGCTGTAGGGACGAAATTAAGCTGGTTTAGAGATATTATTGAGTTACAAGATGAGGCTAATGATGCTAGTGACTTTATGGAAAGTGTTAAAGAGGACATTTTTAAAGATAAAGTGTATGTCTTTACTCCTAAAGGGGACGTGAGTGAATTACCTTCAGGCGCTGGTCCCTTAGATTTTGCTTTTAATATCCATACAGAAATTGGCAATAAAACCATTGGTGCTAAAGTAAACGGGAAAATTGTACCTCTCAATTATAAATTGAAAAATGGGGATATTGTTGATGTGATGACATCGCCAAATTCATTTGGACCAAGCCGTGACTGGATTAATCTTGTTTCTACAAGTAAAGCTAAAAATAAGATTAAGCGTTTCTTCAAACTACAAGATCGTGATGTAAATATTGAAAAAGGCAAAGATATGATTGAAAAACAATTAATTGAGATGCAATTTGCACCAAAAGATTTTTTAACCAAACAACATATCAAAGAACTATTAGAACGCTTTAATTTTACTAATGAGGATGATTTATATGCGGCAGTCGGCTATGGAGAATTAACAGCGTTGATTATTGCGAATCGCTTGACGGAAAAAGAACGTCGTGAACGTGATAAAGAAAAAGAGAATCAATCACTTGATACAATCGAAAAGAAAAATGATAAAAAACCAGAAAAAATGAAAGTTCGTCATGAAGGCGGAATTGTCATTCAGGGAGTCGATAATCTTTTAGTGCGTATTAGTCGTTGCTGTAGTCCAGTACCTGGTGATAAAATCGTTGGGTATATCACAAAAGGGCGTGGAATATCGATTCATCGTGAAGACTGTCCAAATATTAAAGGCGCAGATGATACAGAAAATCGTTTAATTGAAGTTGAGTGGGAAGATGCTGCATCAAAAGGTCAAGATTATGACGCTGAACTTCAAGTTGAAGGGTATAATCGTACGGGTCTTTTAAATGAAGTTTTACAAGTTGTAAACAGCATGACCCGTAATTTAACTAGTGTAAATGGCAAAGTAGATAACAATAAAATGGCAACAATTACTTTAACTGTCGGGATTCAAAATCTGAATCAGTTAGAAAAAATTGTTGATAAAATTAAAACAATTCCAGATGTTTATAGCGTACGCAGAATAACATCTTAA
- the hisS gene encoding histidine--tRNA ligase: MAFQKPKGTVDILPGVSKKWQYVEEISRMVMGDYQFHEMRTPIFESYELFSRGVGETSDIVSKEMYDFMDKGDRRLALRPEGTAAIVRAYVENKLFGPEHSNPYKVYYMGPMFRYERPQGGRQRQFHQLGVEVFGSNNPATDVETMALAMDLFHQFGLKEFKLVINSLGDKTSRDAYRAALIAYLEPHFDELSHDSQVRLHKNPLRVLDSKDKKDNEIVKNAPSILDFLNEESSNHFETVKTMLEALEIPFELDHKMVRGLDYYNHTIFEIMSDADGFGSLTTLCAGGRYNGLVEEIGGPETPGFGFGMGLERLMIALDSENVEIPELNELDVYVVGLGDETNIETLKLVQNIREFGFSAERDYLNRKAKAQFKTAAKLNAKVVLTVGESELENQVVNFKVMKTGKQETVSMKEIYQNFDKVFNLQTTDMTAFNDFFNKED, from the coding sequence ATGGCATTTCAAAAACCAAAAGGAACCGTGGATATTCTTCCAGGTGTTTCAAAAAAATGGCAGTATGTGGAAGAAATTTCAAGAATGGTGATGGGGGATTATCAATTCCATGAAATGAGAACCCCAATTTTCGAAAGTTATGAGTTGTTTTCTAGAGGAGTAGGAGAAACAAGTGATATTGTTTCAAAAGAAATGTATGACTTTATGGATAAAGGTGATCGTCGATTAGCTTTAAGACCAGAAGGAACAGCCGCAATTGTGCGTGCATATGTTGAAAATAAATTATTTGGACCTGAGCATAGCAACCCTTATAAAGTCTATTATATGGGACCTATGTTTCGTTATGAACGCCCACAAGGTGGAAGACAACGTCAATTCCACCAGTTAGGTGTTGAAGTTTTTGGTAGCAATAATCCAGCGACGGATGTTGAAACAATGGCTTTAGCAATGGATCTTTTTCACCAATTTGGTTTAAAAGAATTTAAATTAGTGATTAATTCGTTAGGTGATAAAACGAGCCGTGATGCCTATCGTGCCGCTTTAATTGCGTACCTTGAACCACATTTTGATGAACTAAGTCATGATTCGCAAGTTCGTTTACACAAAAATCCATTACGTGTTTTAGACAGCAAAGATAAAAAAGATAATGAAATTGTAAAAAATGCGCCTTCTATTTTAGATTTCTTAAATGAAGAGTCTAGTAACCACTTTGAAACAGTGAAAACAATGTTAGAAGCGTTAGAGATTCCATTTGAATTAGATCATAAAATGGTCCGCGGACTAGATTACTATAATCACACTATTTTTGAAATAATGAGTGATGCAGATGGTTTTGGTTCTTTAACAACCCTATGTGCAGGTGGTCGTTACAATGGATTGGTGGAAGAAATCGGTGGACCAGAAACACCTGGTTTTGGTTTCGGAATGGGACTAGAAAGATTAATGATTGCACTTGACTCTGAAAACGTTGAAATTCCTGAATTGAATGAATTAGATGTCTATGTTGTTGGTTTAGGAGATGAAACTAATATTGAAACATTGAAACTAGTTCAAAACATTCGAGAATTCGGTTTTTCTGCTGAACGAGATTATCTAAATCGTAAAGCAAAAGCGCAGTTCAAAACAGCAGCTAAATTAAATGCTAAAGTTGTACTAACAGTTGGTGAATCAGAATTAGAAAACCAAGTAGTTAACTTTAAAGTAATGAAAACTGGTAAACAAGAAACGGTTTCAATGAAAGAAATCTATCAAAATTTTGATAAAGTCTTTAATTTGCAAACAACAGATATGACAGCATTTAATGACTTTTTCAACAAGGAAGACTAA
- a CDS encoding M23 family metallopeptidase translates to MRFFSNKLTLVITVASLLSPIFFQTDTAYAITEAEIVDVHTQVSQIEAKIKELDEAMTQSDVSIGKFNSQIKALETKIKEQEIKIKEGLVAVKKFESQKDNLKPLLAEKGATWSDQKRLTVNDSTPPEKEEIHFSEEAKFPMIQEQIKVTTQQKKLLAAELVQKKLELKRANLKKEYVVLEAAATKPDSGIATEQIEAVKNSYQQQNVLWDKRATQISQDIAVFSQSESTELPSIQFGFEAPVKDPISSTFGLRSGYDTNGFHKGLDFASAIGTEIHPVMAGEVVVAQEDGPMYEGYGNVVVIRHDNGTWTLYAHQSELLVKVGDRVETKTVIGKVGQTGQSDGPHLHLEVRTSPEGGVGHVVDPAPLIGNLNLGQEG, encoded by the coding sequence ATGCGTTTTTTTTCCAATAAATTAACACTAGTCATAACCGTTGCTAGCTTACTTAGCCCTATTTTTTTTCAAACGGATACTGCTTATGCGATAACAGAAGCTGAAATTGTCGATGTACATACTCAAGTGAGTCAAATAGAAGCCAAAATCAAAGAACTAGACGAAGCCATGACGCAATCAGATGTGAGTATAGGTAAATTTAATAGCCAAATAAAGGCATTAGAAACAAAAATTAAAGAGCAAGAAATTAAAATAAAAGAAGGACTAGTTGCTGTAAAAAAATTTGAAAGTCAAAAAGATAATTTAAAACCTTTATTAGCAGAAAAAGGAGCTACTTGGTCAGATCAAAAACGTCTAACAGTAAATGATTCAACTCCTCCTGAAAAAGAAGAAATTCATTTTTCTGAAGAAGCTAAATTTCCAATGATTCAAGAGCAGATTAAGGTAACTACACAACAAAAAAAATTATTAGCAGCAGAATTAGTTCAAAAAAAGCTTGAGTTAAAACGTGCGAATCTAAAAAAAGAGTATGTTGTCTTAGAAGCTGCAGCGACTAAACCAGATTCTGGTATCGCTACTGAACAAATTGAAGCCGTTAAAAATTCCTATCAACAACAAAATGTGTTGTGGGATAAAAGAGCAACTCAAATTTCTCAAGATATAGCTGTATTTTCACAATCAGAAAGTACTGAACTACCATCTATTCAATTTGGCTTTGAAGCGCCAGTTAAAGATCCGATATCATCTACTTTTGGTTTACGATCTGGTTATGATACAAATGGTTTCCATAAAGGGCTTGATTTTGCCTCAGCTATTGGAACAGAAATCCATCCAGTGATGGCTGGTGAAGTCGTTGTCGCCCAAGAAGATGGACCTATGTACGAGGGATATGGAAATGTCGTTGTGATTCGACATGATAATGGAACATGGACGTTGTACGCTCATCAGTCTGAACTCCTTGTAAAAGTTGGTGATCGAGTAGAAACAAAAACGGTGATTGGAAAAGTTGGTCAAACAGGTCAATCAGATGGACCGCATTTACATTTAGAAGTCCGGACTAGTCCAGAAGGTGGAGTTGGACATGTAGTCGATCCAGCCCCTTTAATTGGTAATTTAAATTTAGGTCAAGAAGGTTAA
- a CDS encoding WxL domain-containing protein, with translation MKNKQRKIMLCSCSVFSLLFTVDAKALESQSYPSEAKVGLEPGNSTKPHELITAIWAPTNNVGDLTLDAATGFHFFELKISSYEEGRLSYALVAKKEINGEKPIPSKHYTLGAQVTDVRGTGAGWTLSAKITEFSSEKDDGRKLKGALFSIPVSDVYPDIYNRKYDSPPSSKAVSFPIPDTELPILVAEKDTGLGSWAVDFHSDSRGVPYMWEMHSNGNYYPSGGPSLYIPQGNLTGDYVAAITWSLRDAP, from the coding sequence ATGAAAAATAAACAAAGAAAAATAATGTTATGTAGTTGTAGTGTATTTTCTTTACTTTTTACAGTAGACGCTAAGGCTTTAGAATCGCAAAGTTATCCCTCAGAAGCAAAAGTTGGTTTAGAGCCGGGAAATTCAACAAAACCACATGAATTGATTACTGCTATTTGGGCACCGACGAATAATGTAGGGGACTTAACCTTAGATGCGGCAACCGGTTTTCACTTTTTTGAACTTAAAATAAGCTCTTATGAGGAAGGACGTTTATCATATGCATTGGTAGCTAAAAAGGAAATAAACGGAGAAAAACCTATCCCATCCAAGCATTATACATTGGGAGCGCAAGTAACAGATGTTCGAGGAACAGGAGCAGGCTGGACTTTAAGCGCTAAAATTACAGAATTTAGTAGCGAAAAAGATGATGGTCGGAAATTAAAAGGCGCACTTTTTTCAATTCCAGTAAGTGATGTTTATCCAGATATCTATAATCGGAAATATGACTCACCACCTAGTTCTAAAGCTGTGTCATTTCCTATTCCAGATACGGAACTTCCTATATTGGTAGCTGAAAAAGATACTGGATTAGGTTCTTGGGCAGTCGATTTCCATTCAGATTCAAGAGGAGTTCCCTATATGTGGGAGATGCACAGTAATGGTAATTATTATCCAAGTGGTGGACCAAGTTTATATATTCCACAAGGAAATCTTACAGGTGATTATGTGGCGGCGATAACCTGGTCCTTACGAGATGCTCCGTGA
- a CDS encoding N-acetylmuramoyl-L-alanine amidase, translated as MKSKNIPQQHKKYFLLFFIVLLSLTIFATVALANFSTIKVDAAVVNVRTGPGLSYDVMSQVGAGDTVNVLEEKNEWYKVRLSNDRIGWVASWLVNNTEISAATNTVGTITGEKINVRSESNEQAEIIGSVVKGTELTVLFQENGWTQVQYNQQVAWVNSNFIEVKAAAVQEAPQTVATKDNSNADVQTISIRTEGTRIRTSPSTDSKVVLTASQGQSFSYIGTEGDWYHVKASDGTEGYVANWLVDLSATAEAAPTAQISSLSEATIVIDPGHGGSDPGAEGSNYYESEITLSTAEILANRLRQSGANVILTRTTDTDVGLRDRAYISNQAKADVFISIHYDSTPNPNEGSGTTTYYYSDSNKALAKAVNNGLSKGPLPNNGYRFGDHQVTRENAQPALLLEMGYVNNDTDSALITTKSYQQTMSNHIVDALTNYFNK; from the coding sequence ATGAAATCAAAAAACATACCTCAACAACATAAAAAATATTTTTTACTTTTCTTTATCGTCTTACTCAGTTTAACCATCTTTGCAACAGTTGCTTTGGCTAATTTTAGTACGATTAAGGTTGATGCTGCAGTAGTAAATGTTCGAACTGGACCTGGACTGTCTTACGATGTTATGAGTCAAGTTGGTGCAGGAGACACAGTCAATGTTCTAGAAGAAAAAAATGAATGGTATAAAGTTCGCTTAAGTAATGATCGGATTGGTTGGGTTGCCAGTTGGTTAGTAAATAATACCGAAATTAGTGCAGCAACAAATACCGTCGGAACAATTACAGGTGAGAAAATTAATGTTCGTAGTGAAAGTAATGAACAAGCTGAAATCATTGGTTCTGTCGTTAAAGGGACAGAATTAACAGTACTTTTCCAAGAAAATGGTTGGACTCAAGTTCAATACAATCAACAAGTTGCTTGGGTTAATTCTAATTTTATTGAAGTGAAAGCTGCTGCTGTTCAAGAGGCGCCTCAAACCGTGGCTACAAAAGACAATTCAAACGCTGATGTTCAAACAATTAGCATTCGAACAGAAGGTACGCGCATTCGAACTAGCCCTTCTACGGATAGTAAAGTGGTGCTGACAGCTTCTCAAGGCCAAAGTTTTAGTTACATTGGCACAGAAGGCGATTGGTATCATGTTAAAGCAAGTGATGGAACAGAAGGATATGTAGCAAACTGGTTAGTTGATTTATCAGCAACTGCAGAAGCCGCTCCTACTGCACAAATCTCTTCCCTTTCGGAAGCAACGATTGTCATTGATCCAGGTCATGGAGGCAGTGATCCAGGAGCTGAAGGGTCAAATTACTACGAGAGTGAAATCACATTAAGTACAGCTGAAATTTTAGCAAATCGTCTAAGACAATCTGGAGCCAATGTTATTTTAACTCGAACAACTGACACAGATGTTGGACTTCGCGATCGAGCTTATATCAGTAATCAAGCAAAAGCAGATGTTTTCATCAGTATTCATTATGATTCAACTCCGAATCCAAATGAAGGTAGTGGAACCACAACTTATTACTACAGTGATAGCAATAAAGCCTTAGCTAAAGCCGTTAATAATGGGCTTAGCAAAGGACCTTTACCAAATAATGGGTACCGCTTCGGTGATCATCAAGTCACTCGTGAAAATGCTCAACCTGCTCTATTGTTAGAAATGGGCTATGTTAACAACGATACGGATAGTGCGTTAATTACAACAAAATCCTATCAACAAACGATGTCAAACCACATTGTCGATGCCTTGACAAATTACTTTAATAAATAA
- a CDS encoding Ig-like domain-containing protein, whose amino-acid sequence MKKIMIGLLTTGLFLCTWSLHVSADTLDTPELIEIHPLGIDGNKGSWNSDEPVIPQSKEIVQSRGILPKKLDPRGTDFEQTVRSQGGIGICWAYSSTDIISAAYQKQTGIEQLLSPNYYNYYSAENAFSDGFNPNTIFLQLAEKRTLNQGGFHQYPLFQNMLNNQGVTEKEFTTPTVEAKNKPLLNDDFNMVKAKKSSLAMNELKHIPLNEYTISESEKEIKRTKIKRFIQESGAVTYNYQSETVSHSKKYYNNGKAASYVPVADFNKIPNYSSQGRPAIDHSVTIVGWDDDYSKDNFSIQPKQEGAFIVKNSWGTSFGDKGYFYVSYEDIFIATGEFYSAISSKSELYDNFNSYVNSTSDAWGKIEASKNPSNEIYLAANYQTNTNEEILKTVAFLTIQNNIDYKIYYVNKKIESDYFDSSIFTELIAEGTQIEAGMNNIPTKEVEIPADSNYGIVVQLIYPSELELQYFTAQKVKEGNQQDNVPILEAGDTLVSYNGFRWRNTSKGEYWATKANLFLTAATDSVTSEENKIASVAITNKIDPKIVYKNKPIVLDTTLAPEGAKKKDLLWSSKDSSIAEVDQSGTVTAKGFGRTVINVCSKQNPEIKDQLTIITDDHGFSTETATKLTIGQPMEGYIDLADNEYISENPWYNRSDVFLYTIPEDGNYTTHGYAITPTGTQDIFRSDFSINDGPYRLAIADRFFTEKLKKGDIVEISATAQCLGFNNPLGDWAKTTVGSKYYIEFKKSDEFKFGKLVWASSEGTSKENLKTMFKVGEKEQFVGTIVDSNINDPFYQKLKWKSSNPSVAKINEETGELEALSVGTTTLILNNTYYFGEAKQLEEQLMVTVE is encoded by the coding sequence ATGAAAAAAATAATGATTGGTTTACTTACAACTGGATTATTCCTTTGTACATGGAGCTTGCATGTCTCAGCTGATACGTTGGACACACCAGAGCTTATTGAGATTCATCCACTAGGAATAGATGGAAATAAAGGGTCTTGGAATAGCGATGAACCTGTTATTCCACAATCAAAAGAAATAGTTCAATCTAGAGGGATTTTACCAAAAAAACTTGATCCACGGGGAACTGATTTTGAGCAAACTGTCAGAAGTCAAGGTGGTATAGGTATTTGTTGGGCGTATTCAAGCACAGATATCATCTCAGCAGCATATCAAAAACAAACTGGGATAGAACAACTTTTATCACCCAATTACTATAACTATTATTCAGCAGAAAATGCTTTTTCAGATGGATTTAATCCAAATACTATATTTTTACAGTTGGCGGAGAAAAGAACTTTAAATCAAGGAGGATTTCATCAGTATCCTCTGTTTCAAAATATGTTAAACAATCAAGGTGTTACAGAAAAAGAGTTTACCACACCTACTGTAGAAGCAAAAAATAAACCACTATTAAATGATGACTTTAATATGGTTAAAGCAAAAAAATCATCATTAGCAATGAATGAACTTAAACATATTCCACTTAATGAATATACCATTTCGGAGTCGGAAAAAGAAATAAAGCGAACAAAAATTAAGCGATTTATTCAAGAAAGTGGGGCGGTTACCTATAATTATCAATCTGAAACGGTTTCTCACTCAAAAAAATATTATAATAATGGGAAAGCTGCAAGTTACGTTCCGGTGGCTGATTTTAACAAAATTCCTAATTATTCATCTCAAGGACGGCCTGCTATCGATCATTCAGTGACAATTGTCGGATGGGACGATGATTATAGTAAAGATAATTTTTCAATTCAACCAAAGCAAGAGGGCGCCTTTATAGTGAAAAATTCATGGGGTACTTCGTTTGGCGATAAAGGTTATTTTTATGTAAGTTATGAGGATATTTTTATTGCAACAGGTGAGTTTTACAGTGCAATAAGTTCTAAATCTGAATTGTATGATAATTTTAACAGTTATGTTAATTCTACTAGTGATGCGTGGGGGAAAATAGAAGCGTCTAAAAATCCATCTAATGAGATTTATCTAGCAGCTAATTATCAAACCAATACTAATGAAGAAATTCTAAAAACAGTAGCTTTTTTAACTATTCAAAACAATATTGATTATAAGATTTATTATGTGAATAAAAAAATTGAATCAGATTACTTTGATTCTAGCATATTTACAGAATTAATTGCAGAAGGAACACAAATAGAAGCGGGAATGAATAATATTCCTACAAAAGAAGTGGAAATTCCAGCCGACTCAAATTATGGAATAGTTGTTCAATTAATTTATCCTTCTGAATTAGAGCTGCAATACTTTACTGCCCAAAAGGTGAAAGAAGGAAATCAACAAGATAACGTACCTATTTTAGAAGCTGGGGATACCCTTGTTAGTTACAATGGTTTTCGCTGGCGAAATACATCTAAAGGAGAATACTGGGCTACAAAGGCTAATTTGTTTTTGACTGCTGCGACTGATAGTGTAACAAGTGAAGAAAATAAAATAGCATCCGTCGCTATTACAAATAAAATAGATCCTAAAATTGTTTATAAAAATAAACCTATCGTACTAGATACAACATTAGCTCCTGAAGGTGCAAAAAAGAAAGACTTATTGTGGAGCAGCAAAGATTCATCAATAGCAGAAGTTGATCAATCTGGAACAGTTACAGCTAAAGGGTTTGGCCGAACTGTAATTAACGTTTGTTCAAAACAAAATCCTGAAATCAAAGATCAGTTGACTATTATTACAGATGATCATGGATTTTCAACAGAAACAGCAACAAAATTAACAATAGGTCAGCCAATGGAAGGTTATATTGATTTGGCAGATAATGAATATATTTCTGAAAATCCATGGTACAACAGAAGTGATGTCTTCCTCTATACGATTCCAGAAGATGGTAACTATACAACTCATGGTTATGCGATAACGCCCACAGGCACACAAGATATTTTTAGATCAGATTTTTCAATAAATGATGGTCCCTATCGACTTGCCATTGCGGATCGTTTTTTCACTGAAAAACTAAAAAAAGGGGATATTGTTGAAATTAGCGCAACTGCCCAATGTTTAGGATTTAATAATCCATTAGGTGATTGGGCTAAAACGACTGTTGGTTCCAAATATTATATTGAATTTAAGAAAAGTGACGAATTTAAATTTGGGAAATTAGTTTGGGCTAGTTCTGAAGGCACCTCAAAAGAAAACCTGAAAACGATGTTTAAAGTAGGTGAAAAAGAACAATTTGTTGGAACGATTGTTGATAGTAATATTAATGATCCATTTTATCAAAAGTTAAAATGGAAGAGTAGCAATCCAAGTGTGGCTAAAATCAATGAAGAAACTGGAGAATTAGAGGCACTTTCAGTTGGAACAACAACCTTGATTCTAAATAATACGTATTACTTTGGTGAAGCTAAGCAATTAGAGGAACAACTAATGGTTACAGTGGAATAG